The following proteins come from a genomic window of Lolium rigidum isolate FL_2022 chromosome 5, APGP_CSIRO_Lrig_0.1, whole genome shotgun sequence:
- the LOC124656909 gene encoding uncharacterized protein LOC124656909, with translation MAQAPPTLRLRGGDGEVFEVDARRLAALFPAFVLRVPAIHNFGIFNLISVYRKFEASGRHTAPDVENAFVKTIGDLDNLTRVVSAAMQLEDHALLNLCLRATIGIIGRARAVGNLQNLQGQEEN, from the exons ATGGCGCAGGCCCCGCCCACCTTGCGGCtgcgcggcggcgacggggagGTGTTCGAGGTGGACGCGCGGAGGCTGGCGGCGCTCTTCCCGGCCTTCGTCCTCAGGGTCCCCGCCATCCACAACTTCGGCATCTTCAACCTCATCAGCGTGTACCGCAAGTTCGAGGCCAGCGGCAGGCACACCGCCCCAGACGTGGAGAACGCATTCGTGAAGACCATCGGCGACCTCGACAACCTCACCCGCGTCGTCTCG GCTGCAATGCAGCTGGAAGATCATGCCCTGCTGAACCTGTGCCTGCGAGCGACAATTGGGATTATCGGGCGGGCAAGGGCTGTGGGAAATCTCCAGAATTTGCAGGGACAGGAGGAGAACTAG